A single window of Eleginops maclovinus isolate JMC-PN-2008 ecotype Puerto Natales chromosome 19, JC_Emac_rtc_rv5, whole genome shotgun sequence DNA harbors:
- the fabp7a gene encoding fatty acid binding protein 7, brain, a — protein MVDAFCGTWKLVDSQNFDEYMKALGVGFATRQVGNVTKPTVVISQDGDKVVLKTLSTFRNTEVSAKLGEEFDETTQDDRHVKSTFTMEGDKLVQVQKWDSKETKFVREIKDGKLVATVTFEGVQAVRTYEKA, from the exons ATGGTTGATGCCTTCTGCGGGACATGGAAACTGGTCGACAGCCAGAACTTTGATGAATACATGAAGGCACTTG gTGTTGGTTTTGCCACAAGACAAGTGGGCAATGTCACAAAACCAACAGTGGTGATCAGTCAGGATGGGGACAAAGTGGTGTTGAAAACTCTGAGCACCTTCAGGAACACTGAGGTCTCCGCCAAACTTGGAGAGGAGTTTGATGAGACCACACAAGATGACCGACATGTCAAA TCTACCTTTACCATGGAAGGAGACAAATTGGTGCAGGTACAAAAGTGGGACAGCAAGGAGACAAAATTTGTCAGAGAAATTAAGGATGGGAAGCTTGTGGCG ACTGTGACTTTCGAAGGAGTCCAGGCAGTGCGCACATATGAGAAAGCCTAA
- the usp40 gene encoding ubiquitin carboxyl-terminal hydrolase 40 yields MFGNLFEEEEEECFSLTSSSGRVAKGGDEPPPPRGRSSLCGIKNQGGTCYLNSLLQTLLFTPEFREELFSLGADELGCLEDKDKPGAKVRLIPLELQRLFASLLLVDQQSASTADLTDSFGWNSSEGTNQHDVQELNRILFSALEHSLVGTTGSTFIHQLYHGTIVNSIACKECGNISQRQEDFLDLTVCVCGVLSLEEALWNMFVEEELFQGNNLYRCAQCDRLVTAAKSAKLKKLPPFMTMSLLRFSFDYAKCERYKETGRYVFPLNINLRPFCEETDGEDSDYSYELFSVIIHKGGCYGGHYHVYIRDIDQLGQWEPTEEDCKAKTQKKVKDEVKQMCEPKLQEDDPLSVISAIITQEPSKSVLLDQLGQKIMGKIGSSWSKKFRKHYGPIGKFLQSHNDVFMLVSNGTRVALKANPPSPVTEPPSPPEQTTDSDPSTPSDPGAAEQQPGPDQKPEPEQKQGSHWFDLNDSAVTSIRESDIEKQFQGKESAYMLFYRKTQLQRPSEALKNPQYKVPLNLIKMAQEENIRVQKMREEFEATNNTVELHLHLAPSYRLENGALQPISKEQSGSTDLSFDRRKTVGDLRLAIYQMQELWEGDMALTVARSLPAGLHLYTTLIDDCVSLYSAGICTNSDLFVWNGREVCGAAVLTGAEWEPVLLNVVRPFLEDCDQEKEDEMECEEGRGSFENGGPGLKREARGFAGAATLGEVRVALGEPQESLLCQEHNGKKRGEQGAGEGGGASGWRVFPPDDMHRTLKELSLKDGDALLVLEPHSFDSSVFTRNGDVVTVTTPSDCRWLQVEFRPHGGGGEEGDKEEERRKVKVPAAGNMLLSEVKQRTIEELQIEEQTKGAQYCLRQVDCAGKLLPPVCEELSVRDAGVRLMTTLSLCPGNAPKASQLFLHFSVGIAPSAGLEKDIIVEKSCTVKECLKAMLDDVGLDGTYWHLRRLDWCEEVGEPIMDEDAPLSELKLNNGETLIVTEGQLPPKGFLNLSVWLYLDMRNNSADFTDFNHTDNGHTQEQMLEFWTAGETNSPSPPLCAGNTAELRSAGQVEISDEATLEDLKTQVLTLPALQDVCLPTTAFLRVWQLEGRRLARILRGQQFTLKKLKLTSGMDLCVQHLLREEDLGPKDVMLNVKMGIPGERCYYPPEELVWDAARDSSPRSLRTCLAAHYGLSPDSLLLAKHQPDKHTWDEISNWNQQFSKKKKKRKAESLLGAPFHLKDGDTIGLKNLLIDNNRNFLTLEDEQGQQRLREQAEQRRKGGQAVGLQEKAGPNKSRKPEVALSIKVGVFR; encoded by the exons ATGTTTGGGAATCTTtttgaggaagaagaggaggaatgCTTCTCTTTGACCTCCTCCAGTGGGAGAGTTGCAAAGGGGGGAGACGAGCCACCTCCGCCCCGAGGAAGAAGCAGTCTGTGCGGCATCAAGAACCAGGGGGGCACCTGCTACCTCAACTCCCTGCTCCAGACCCTGCTGTTCACCCCAGAGTTCAGAG AGGAGCTGTTCAGTTTGGGAGCAGATGAATTGGGATGCCTGGAAGACAAAGACAAACCAGGGGCCAAA GTCAGACTGATCCCACTGGAGCTACAGAGACTGTTTGCCAGTCTGCTGCTGGTAGACCAGCAGAGCGCCTCCACTGCAGACCTTACTGACAGCTTTGGCTGGAACAGCAGCGAG GGAACAAATCAGCATGATGTGCAGGAGCTGAACAGGATTTTGTTCAGCGCGCTGGAGCACTCTCTTGTGGGCACCACAGGTAGCACATTTATCCACCAGCTGTATCATGGGACCATTGTCAACAGCATCGCCTGCAAGGAGTGTGGAAACATCAGTCAGAGACAG GAGGACTTCCTGGACCTgacggtgtgtgtttgtggcgtGTTGAGCCTGGAGGAGGCTCTGTGGAACATGTTTGTGGAGGAAGAGTTGTTTCAGGGCAATAACCTGTACCGCTGTGCGCAGTGTGACAGGCTGGTCACTGCTGCCAAG TCTGCCAAGCTGAAGAAACTACCTCCATTTATGACCATGTCTTTGCTGAGGTTCAGCTTTGACTACGCCAAATGTGAGCGATACAAGGAGACAGGACGCTACGTTTTCCCCTTAAACATCAACCTACGGCCCTTTTGTGAAGAG ACTGATGGAGAGGACTCTGATTACTCCTACGAGCTGTTCTCTGTGATTATCCATAAGGGTGGCTGCTATGGAGGCCATTACCATGTTTATATCAGAGACATAGACCAGCTTGGACAATGGGAGCCAACG GAGGAGGACTGCAAAGCTAAGACTCAGAAGAAAGTGAAGGATGAGGTCAAGCAAATGTGTGAGCCAAAACTTCAAGAAGACGACCCTTTGTCTGTCATCAGTGCTATTATTACACAG GAGCCATCAAAGAGTGTCCTGTTGGACCAGCTGGGACAGAAAATCATGGGTAAAATCGGTTCATCCTGGAGCAAAAAGTTCAGAAAACACTATGGGCCCATAGgaaag TTCCTGCAGTCCCACaatgatgttttcatgctggtTTCCAACGGTACTCGAGTGGCACTGAAGGCCAACCCTCCGAGCCCTGTGACTGAGCCCCCCAGTCCACCAGAGCAGACCACTGACTCTGATCCTTCAACACCCTCAGACCCTGGAGCTGCTGAACAACAGCCGGGACCAGACCAGAAGCCAGAGCCCGAACAAAAG caggGTAGCCACTGGTTCGACCTTAACGACTCCGCAGTGACTTCCATCAGGGAGTCTGACATAGAGAAGCAGTTCCAGGGCAAAGAGAGCGCATACATGCTGTtctacagaaaaacacagctgCAAAGGCCCAGTGAAG CTTTGAAAAATCCTCAATACAAAGTTCCTCTTAACCTCATCAAGATGGCCCAGGAGGAGAACATCAGAGTGCAGAAAATGCg CGAGGAATTTGAAGCTACAAATAACACCGTGGAGCTGCATCTCCACCTGGCACCCTCTTATAGGCTAGAAAATGGAGCCCTGCAGCCAATCAGCAAAGAGCAGAGCGGGAGCACAGATTTGAGTTTCGACCGTAGAAAGACTGTGGGAGATCTTCGATTAGCTATATATCAG ATGCAGGAACTCTGGGAAGGGGATATGGCTCTGACTGTGGCCAGGAGTCTTCCTGCAGGTCTACACCTCTACACTACACTTATAG ATGACTGTGTCTCCCTGTACAGTGCAGGCATTTGTACAAACTCTGACCTCTTCGTGTGGAATGGCAGAGAG GTGTGCGGTGCAGCTGTCCTAACTGGAGCCGAGTGGGAACCAGTGCTGCTGAATGTAGTCCGTCCCTTTCTGGAAGATTGCGATCAGGAAAAGGAAGATGAGATGGAGTGtgaggagggaagaggaagtTTTGAAAACGGGGGTCCAGGGCTTAAAAGGGAGGCGAGAGGGTTTGCAGGTGCTGCGACTCTTGGGGAGGTGAGGGTGGCACTGGGGGAGCCTCAGGAGAGTCTGCTGTGCCAGGAGCATAACGGAAAAAAGAGGGGTGAACAGGGagcaggggagggaggaggggcgAGTGGATGGAGGGTGTTCCCCCCCGACGACATGCATCGGACGCTTAAGGAGTTGTCGCTGAAAGACGGTGACGCGCTGCTGGTGCTGGAACCGCATTCCTTTGACAGCAG TGTGTTCACTCGAAACGGAGACGTTGTCACTGTGACGACGCCTTCCGACTGCCGCTGGCTCCAGGTGGAGTTTCGACCAcatggaggagggggagaagaaggggataaagaagaggagaggaggaaggttAAGGTCCCAGCTGCAGGAAATATG CTGCTGTCGGAGGTGAAGCAGAGGACCATAGAGGAGCTGCAGATAGAAGAACAAACCAAAG GTGCACAGTACTGCCTGAGACAGGTGGACTGCGCAGGGAAACTCCTTCCTCCAG TGTGTGAGGAGCTGAGTGTTCGGGATGCCGGCGTGCGACTCATGaccacactctctctctgtccggGAAATGCCCCCAAGGCTTCACAG CTTTTCTTGCACTTCTCTGTGGGCATAGCACCCTCTGCTGGATTGGAAAAGGACATCATTGTCGAGAAATCTTGTACTGTAAAAGAG TGTCTAAAGGCAATGCTGGATGATGTTGGACTTGATG gCACCTATTGGCACTTAAGAAGGCTTGATTGGTGTGAGGAGGTTGGAGAGCCAATCATGGATGAG GATGCTCCTCTGTCAGAGCTGAAGTTAAACAATGGAGAGACATTGATCGTCACTGAAGGACAACTTCCTCCGAAG GGTTTTCTCAATTTATCTGTGTGGCTGTATCTGGATATGAGAAACAATTCGGCAGATTTCACAGACTTTAATCACACTGACAACGGCCACACTCAGGAGCAAATGCTAGAGTTTTGGACGGCAGGGGAAACAAACAGCCCCTCACCTCCCCTGTGTGCCGGCAACACGGCAGAGCTGAGAAGTGCTGGACAGGTGGAGATATCAGACGAAGCCACACTGGAGGATCTTAAAACTCAG GTGTTGACGCTGCCAGCCCTTcaggatgtgtgtttgccaaCCACTGCGTTCTTGCGTGTGTGGCAGCTCGAGGGTCGGAGGCTAGCACGTATCCTCAGAGGACAACAGTTCACACTCAA GAAGTTGAAGCTGACCAGTGGCATGGATCTTTGTGTGCAACATCTACTAAGAGAAGAAGATCTTGG TCCTAAGGATGTGATGCTGAATGTTAAAATGGGAATACCAGGGGAGCGATGTTACTACCCTCCAGAGGAGCTGGTTTGGGATGCAGCCCGGGACTCTTCTCCTCGCTCTCTACGCACCTGTCTGGCTGCTCACTACGGACTCTCTCCTGACTCCCTGCTGCTGGCCAAACACCAACCGGACAAACACACCTGGGACGAAATCTCAAACTGG AACCAGCAGttttccaaaaagaaaaagaagagaaaggcagagtctctactgggaGCGCCATTTCACCTCAAAGATGGTGACACAATCGGTCTCAAG AATCTTTTGATTGACAACAACAGGAACTTCCTCACCCTGGAGGATGAACAGGGCCAACAGAGGCTCAGGGAGCAGGCAGAGCAGCGCAGGAAAGG AGGCCAGGCTGTTGGACTACAGGAGAAGGCTGGACCTAACAAATCCAGGAAACCAGAAGTAGCGCTGTCAATCAAAGTTGGGGTATTCAGATAG
- the LOC134881760 gene encoding thrombospondin-type laminin G domain and EAR repeat-containing protein-like: MTLLLFVHFLLLGLRVIDCTADTWRRCTDMLPLDLLSFVLERDTSKLVPGVHMKQAGGVRGIHFSSPHTSLSFPSSQLLVNCDLLPKQFSIVLTLKVTSSAPKRNEYIFSLTEPKKVEKAGVGEEEEENNKRDLLENRGVSGVEQHGQGEKERRVKSNKEPGRIILGLRLSNNRLHFILKGHGGVVDHWVFRGARLDDNQWHTMVLVIGSRHVRLTVDCNSPLEIVPSAPFPSDLNIQGARFHIGSRGRWKGLYSGLLRQLVLVPGLDATHYICPSSNPQLAVLSVPPLLSDLSVIGTEGDNHVTSYETEERVSVGSERPCSATLQGQMWFNPLSKGLYLCDGTLWITVLEDHKRLDYVSEHQVLPTSSETHDVEVFQIPGLGMMAAMAHRSASGSAVYLWNNEGFQLYQNISTYEALAWRHFSIGKKVYLVVSNSGGGPNKRKQPENDFSVIYKWSKRRKVFVRFQTLQTHCARDWEAFKINKQIYLAVANHRHGDKNHTIDSVIYRWNRLTKSFEVHQMLRTSGAYDWEFFTVGPYHFLVVANAFDGVTTSVDSVIYIWVNGSFQVFQTIKTFCATDWEMFQIGSRVFLVVANGHRLQGNGPSQYAINSTIYELDMIGQLFVRFQDIVTYSAVDWEFFSLGEEYFLVVANSFNGESYSLNSVLYRWQGYEGFVPIHWLPTIGCSDWEFFSSKGESYLIYSSAKAPLAKIFKLKTY, encoded by the exons ATGACTTTGCTCCTATTTGTGCACTTCCTTCTACTGGGGTTAAGGGTCATTGACTGCACAGCAGACACATGGAGACGCTGCACAG ATATGCTTCCTTTGGATCTATTGTCTTTTGTCCTCGAGAGGGACACCTCCAAACTGGTACCAGGGGTGCACATGAAGCAGGCCGGAGGGGTGAGGGGCATTCATTTCTCAAGCCCTCATACCTCATTGAGCTTTCCCTCCTCCCAGCTGCTGGTCAACTGCGACCTCCTCCCGAAACAATTCTCCATTGTTTTGACACTAAAGGTCACCAGCAGTGCGCCCAAG AGAAATGAATACATCTTTTCCTTGACGGAGCCAAAAAAAGTAGAGAAAGCAGGAGtgggtgaggaagaagaggagaacaaTAAGCGGGACCTTTTGGAAAATAGGGGTGTCAGTGGAGTGGAGCAACATGGACagggggagaaggagaggcGAGTCAAGAGTAATAAGGAGCCTGGACGCATCATCTTGGGACTGAGGCTCTCCAACAACCGTCTGCACTTCATTCTTAAAGGTCACGGAGGGGTCGTGGATCATTGGGTGTTTCGAGGTGCACGATTGGATGACAACCAGTGGCACACGATGGTGTTAGTCATTGGTAGTCGTCATGTCAGGCTCACTGTGGACTGCAACTCACCTCTGGAAAT AGTTCCCTCCGCGCCTTTCCCCTCAGACCTCAACATTCAAGGAGCGAGATTTCACATTGGCAGTCGGGGAAGATGGAAAGGCTTGTATTCA GGTCTGTTGCGGCAGCTGGTTTTGGTGCCAGGTTTGGACGCCACCCATTACATCTGCCCCTCCTCTAACCCCCAACTAGCAGTTCTGTCAGTACCACCGCTTCTCTCAGACCTTTCTGTCATAGGGACAGAGGGTGACAACCATGTGACTTCTTATG agacagaggagcGAGTGTCAGTGGGGTCAGAGCGGCCGTGCTCAGCGACGTTACAAGGCCAGATGTGGTTCAATCCACTCAGTAAAGGCCTCTACCTCTGTGACGGTACTTTGTGGATCACCGTGTTAGAGG ATCATAAACGACTGGACTATGTGTCAGAACACCAGGTCCTCCCCACCAGCTCTGAGACACATGATGTAGAG GTGTTCCAGATACCTGGCCTGGGTATGATGGCGGCTATGGCTCACAGGTCAGCCTCTGGCTCCGCTGTGTATCTGTGGAACAACGAAGGTTTCCAACTCTACCAGAATATCAGCACATATGAAGCTCTGGCTTGGAGACACTTCAGCATTGGCAAAAAG GTTTATCTGGTGGTTTCTAACTCTGGAGGAGGGCCAAACAAGCGTAAACAGCCAGAGAATGACTTTTCTGTGATTTACAAGTGgagcaaaagaagaaaagtatTTGTGCGGTTCCAGACTCTGCAGACTCATTGTGCACGCGACTGGGAggcatttaaaatcaataaacaaatCTATCTCGCTGTAGCCAATCACAGACACG GAGATAAAAATCACACCATAGACAGTGTGATATACAGATGGAACAGGTTAACAAAGTCTTTTGAGGTCCACCAGATGCTGCGGACCTCAGGGGCTTACGACTGGGAGTTCTTCACAGTCGGACCGTACCATTTCCTTGTGGTCGCAAATGCTTTTGATGGAGTGACAACCTCTGTTGATTCAGTCATCTATATTTGGGTCAATGGAAGCTTCCAGGTGTTTCAGACAATAAAG ACGTTCTGCGCcacagactgggaaatgtttcaGATTGGCAGTAGAGTCTTCTTGGTTGTAGCCAATGGACACAGACTCCAGGGTAATGGGCCCAGTCAATATGCCATCAACTCCACCATCTACGAATTGGACATGATTGGACAGCTGTTTGTCCGCTTCCAGGATATAGTCACCTACAG TGCAGTGGACTGGGAGTTCTTCAGCCTCGGGGAGGAATATTTTCTGGTTGTCGCTAACTCCTTCAACGGGGAATCGTACTCTCTCAACAGCGTTCTCTACAG gtGGCAGGGATATGAAGGATTTGTTCCTATTCATTGGCTCCCGACGATTGGATGCAGTGACTGGGAGTTTTTTAGCTCTAAAGGAGAATCATATCTGATCTATTCAAGTGCCAAAGCACCTCTTGCCAAAATCTTTAAACTGAAAACTTAttag